From Riemerella anatipestifer ATCC 11845 = DSM 15868, a single genomic window includes:
- a CDS encoding TonB-dependent receptor, translating into MKKLALYLVLIPFLGISQNHKRDLRDSIRHRDIKEVRFTKLKSVKSEIEKKGFAVNVIETKETALRNIQTVELLDKSVGVRVRQNGGLGSGINLNINGMSGNAIKIMINGVPASTYGASFDLNSIPTAMIERVEVYKGVVPGSIADDALGGVINIILKNDIKNQFNASVSYGSFNTIQTQMSGTYRDPKSGFTTKFNGFYNYSDNDYKVWGDFIKVTLPNGRMEPVVARRFNDAFSAGGILTSIGFSNVKWADELMLSYNKTNSYKEIQHGVYMTVPYKGRSVTSDADVFTLDYRKKNFLLKELDVNIQGIYSHRERLTNDTVRHRYNWLGEVLLDRNQGQPILSTTGAQQGKRTMLNITSAIYSSRANVSYSINRHHRFVFSHLFQSIKREEDDEILTPLEREFTPKRNLVKNISSLSYEANAFRNKLKTNIYGKLFQQDIERIDNRANIANNQIIRYTEINNSTVREHSFGGTLSYLIKPAIVVLASAEKAVRLPNENEVFGEAGENIIPNFNIRPEKSHNYNIGFKIGPYQLNHHSLSLSSNFFIRDTRDKIVRRMATNITDAIQVEPFENLGKTISKGVDIELNYFYKKHLNIGGNFSRFDARYNNKYDNNGNILALYGKQLPREPYMTANAFINYSLNDFLQKKSQLKMHYNFQFVDSFYNIWVISKNIVGYENFKTPRQYLHDIGMSYFFPNKQWVVSLDVRNLFNRQAFDNFAVQKPGRAFFMKINYQFNNL; encoded by the coding sequence ATGAAGAAATTAGCATTATACTTAGTACTCATTCCCTTTTTAGGAATCTCTCAAAACCACAAAAGGGATTTGAGAGATAGTATCCGACATAGAGATATTAAAGAAGTTAGATTTACTAAACTAAAATCTGTAAAATCCGAAATAGAAAAGAAAGGGTTTGCTGTAAATGTGATAGAGACTAAAGAAACGGCACTAAGAAATATACAAACCGTAGAGCTACTGGATAAAAGTGTAGGAGTAAGAGTAAGACAAAATGGCGGATTAGGTTCTGGCATCAACCTAAACATTAACGGAATGTCTGGCAATGCCATTAAAATAATGATTAACGGAGTACCTGCATCTACCTACGGAGCATCTTTTGACCTCAATAGTATCCCTACCGCAATGATAGAAAGAGTGGAGGTTTATAAGGGTGTTGTGCCAGGAAGTATCGCTGATGATGCCTTGGGAGGTGTCATCAATATCATCTTGAAAAACGACATTAAAAATCAGTTCAACGCTTCTGTATCTTATGGGTCATTCAATACCATCCAAACCCAAATGAGTGGCACTTATAGAGACCCTAAATCTGGCTTTACAACAAAATTCAATGGGTTTTATAACTACTCTGATAACGATTATAAAGTATGGGGCGATTTCATAAAAGTTACACTCCCTAACGGAAGAATGGAGCCCGTGGTAGCTAGAAGATTTAATGATGCTTTTTCTGCTGGAGGAATATTGACTTCTATAGGATTTTCTAATGTAAAATGGGCTGATGAACTTATGCTTAGTTATAATAAAACTAACTCTTACAAAGAGATACAACACGGTGTTTATATGACGGTGCCTTATAAAGGTAGGTCTGTGACTTCAGATGCTGATGTATTTACTTTGGATTATCGTAAAAAGAATTTCTTATTAAAAGAGCTTGATGTTAATATACAAGGTATATACAGCCACAGAGAGCGGCTAACTAACGACACCGTAAGACATAGATACAATTGGCTAGGAGAAGTTCTGTTAGATAGAAACCAAGGTCAACCTATACTTTCTACCACAGGAGCACAGCAAGGCAAAAGGACGATGCTCAACATCACTAGTGCCATCTATTCTTCCAGAGCTAATGTTAGTTATAGTATCAATCGTCATCATCGTTTTGTATTTAGCCATCTATTCCAGTCTATAAAAAGAGAGGAAGATGATGAAATACTAACTCCCCTAGAGCGAGAGTTTACTCCTAAAAGAAACTTAGTAAAAAACATTAGCTCGTTATCGTATGAAGCCAACGCTTTCAGAAATAAATTAAAAACTAATATTTACGGAAAACTTTTCCAACAAGATATAGAACGAATAGACAACAGAGCTAATATAGCTAACAACCAAATCATTAGATATACCGAAATCAATAATAGTACCGTTAGAGAACATAGCTTTGGAGGTACCCTCTCTTATCTTATAAAGCCTGCCATCGTTGTTTTAGCCTCCGCAGAAAAGGCGGTAAGACTGCCTAACGAAAACGAAGTATTTGGTGAAGCTGGAGAAAATATTATCCCTAATTTTAACATTAGACCCGAAAAGAGCCATAACTATAACATTGGTTTCAAAATAGGTCCTTATCAACTCAATCATCATAGTCTATCGTTATCTTCTAACTTTTTCATAAGAGATACCAGAGACAAAATCGTAAGACGAATGGCCACCAATATTACAGATGCTATACAGGTAGAGCCTTTTGAAAACTTAGGCAAAACAATTTCTAAAGGTGTAGATATAGAGCTTAACTATTTTTATAAAAAACACCTCAATATCGGTGGTAATTTCTCCAGATTTGATGCAAGATACAATAATAAATATGATAACAATGGTAATATACTAGCCCTCTATGGAAAACAACTTCCTAGAGAACCATATATGACGGCTAATGCCTTTATTAACTATAGTCTAAATGATTTTCTCCAAAAAAAATCACAACTTAAAATGCACTATAATTTCCAATTCGTGGATAGCTTTTATAATATTTGGGTTATTAGTAAAAATATCGTAGGCTACGAAAATTTTAAAACCCCAAGACAATACTTACACGACATTGGTATGAGCTATTTCTTTCCAAATAAACAATGGGTAGTTAGCCTAGATGTAAGAAATTTATTCAACAGACAAGCGTTTGACAATTTTGCAGTACAAAAGCCTGGAAGAGCATTTTTTATGAAAATCAATTATCAATTTAATAATCTATAA
- a CDS encoding PspC domain-containing protein, whose amino-acid sequence MNKTLSIGLAGFSFMIEEHAYIKLSDYLKALRNSLDAEEADEIMYDIEIRIVEIFKESLGRREVVNDADVEKVIAQIGRPEQIEEQEEGYHNTQKTTQQRTKVSERQLFRDPERKKIAGVCAGMAAYFGMDMTAMRLIWLALFLILIPLPGSPMLMVLVYVVFWIILPKATTAADFLKMRGEPLNFDNLKNESSKIVKFANDSTQRINEVYQDTRPVINEAGNSILNALRYVIGGFLGLLGLVFLAGAFMVFGVSVTGTGLTLPGFVGFYIDDTNIKFAGLALAFVTMLIPALIFIFLSIKLFSPKTKLKYVGYIIGALCFVWLVLLGITGFSAMNYQSNFRGSNEETDNIAINTTSDSLWVGTNKVNIPPQFKSYWNSVYSDNKTVFEEDGYPYIEIVRKDTVKTPYLVVKKRASGYNLPLRANIPVKVEGNKIFIPNYFSYPYQDRMRNYSIDYELVVPRTMKVLEMENSKVNLSEDDEDRDNQSNNSHSSNSKVFNQASFSFSSGGNNISFNTADSDSITVNGKKYDEKEAEKVIEGLNLDSDDISDIIISIKNRK is encoded by the coding sequence ATGAACAAAACATTATCAATAGGACTGGCTGGTTTTTCTTTTATGATAGAAGAACACGCTTATATCAAACTAAGTGATTACTTAAAGGCTCTCAGAAATTCTCTAGATGCAGAGGAGGCTGATGAGATTATGTATGATATAGAAATCAGAATCGTAGAAATATTTAAAGAGAGTCTAGGTAGGAGAGAAGTGGTAAACGATGCTGATGTAGAGAAAGTAATCGCTCAAATAGGAAGACCAGAACAAATAGAGGAACAAGAAGAAGGTTATCACAATACCCAAAAGACTACTCAACAAAGAACGAAGGTGTCAGAAAGACAACTTTTCAGAGACCCAGAAAGAAAAAAAATAGCAGGAGTATGTGCAGGTATGGCGGCTTATTTCGGAATGGATATGACTGCTATGAGGCTTATTTGGTTGGCATTATTTCTAATTTTGATTCCATTGCCAGGGTCTCCAATGCTTATGGTATTAGTCTATGTGGTTTTTTGGATTATTCTTCCCAAAGCAACTACGGCAGCAGATTTTCTGAAGATGAGAGGGGAGCCACTTAACTTTGATAATTTGAAAAATGAATCTAGCAAAATAGTAAAATTCGCTAACGATTCTACCCAACGCATCAATGAGGTGTATCAAGATACTAGACCAGTCATCAACGAAGCGGGGAATAGCATTTTAAATGCATTAAGGTATGTAATTGGCGGTTTTTTAGGACTGTTAGGGTTGGTGTTTTTAGCAGGAGCATTTATGGTGTTTGGAGTTAGTGTTACAGGCACGGGACTTACTTTGCCAGGGTTTGTAGGGTTTTATATAGATGATACTAATATAAAATTTGCGGGGCTTGCCTTAGCTTTTGTTACGATGCTTATACCTGCGCTGATATTTATCTTTTTATCTATCAAGTTATTTTCTCCTAAAACTAAGCTGAAGTATGTGGGGTATATTATAGGAGCGTTGTGTTTTGTTTGGTTAGTATTACTAGGAATTACAGGGTTTTCCGCAATGAATTATCAAAGCAATTTTAGAGGTTCTAATGAGGAAACAGATAATATAGCCATCAATACCACTTCTGATAGCTTGTGGGTAGGGACTAACAAAGTGAACATACCACCACAGTTCAAATCTTACTGGAATAGCGTGTACTCGGATAACAAAACTGTTTTTGAAGAAGACGGATATCCGTACATTGAAATTGTGAGAAAAGATACTGTAAAAACACCTTATCTTGTGGTTAAGAAAAGAGCTTCGGGGTATAATTTACCGTTGAGAGCGAATATTCCAGTAAAAGTGGAAGGTAATAAAATATTCATACCTAACTACTTTAGTTATCCGTACCAAGATAGAATGAGAAATTACAGCATAGATTACGAATTGGTAGTTCCTAGAACGATGAAAGTTTTGGAAATGGAAAACTCAAAAGTTAACCTTAGCGAAGATGACGAGGATAGAGATAATCAATCTAATAATTCTCACAGTTCAAACAGTAAGGTGTTTAATCAAGCCTCATTCTCTTTCAGTTCTGGTGGTAATAACATTAGCTTTAATACTGCGGATAGTGATTCTATCACCGTTAATGGTAAGAAATACGATGAGAAAGAAGCCGAAAAAGTGATTGAAGGTCTTAACCTAGACAGTGATGATATTAGCGATATTATCATCAGTATAAAAAACAGAAAATAA
- a CDS encoding L-serine ammonia-lyase, with the protein MQSISVFEIIKVGIGPSSSHTMGPWNAAELFLDLIRRHRSIQEVEEVFVEFFGSLAKTGVGHGTDIAGMLGLCGENFKTIDTTKIDEKIDAIKTSQKLNLGGKKELPFVYGKHLVLNMKENLDFHPNGMIFRAIFNDGEEVSQDYYSVGGGFVATKEENTLEQSCIRTLYPCHKAKDIVSYCEKLNLKRISDLVKINEEAWRTQEETAAEALYIWQQIKECIYKGVNKEGILPGGLNVSRRAAKLNQKLLGENAQYHNIDEWFNLVVNSERSFSTINKWVSCFALAVNEENASFGRIITAPTNGASGVIPAVLMYAQTFTEFNSEEDVIRFLLVAGEVGTLFKKNATISAAAGGCQAEIGVSSAMAAAGLTEISGGTPEQVLMAAEIAMEHHLGLTCDPIKGLVQIPCIERNSMGAMKAITAANLALESDPKAAKVSLDDVIKSMWETAQDMNAKYKETSEGGLAIAVNVAEC; encoded by the coding sequence ATGCAATCAATAAGTGTTTTTGAAATAATTAAGGTAGGGATAGGACCTTCTAGTTCCCATACGATGGGACCGTGGAATGCAGCAGAATTATTCTTAGATTTGATAAGAAGGCATCGTTCCATACAAGAGGTGGAAGAGGTTTTTGTGGAATTTTTTGGTTCTTTAGCTAAAACAGGGGTAGGACACGGGACTGATATCGCTGGAATGCTAGGGCTTTGCGGAGAAAATTTTAAAACCATAGACACTACCAAGATAGACGAAAAAATAGACGCTATTAAAACTTCTCAAAAATTAAACTTAGGAGGAAAGAAAGAATTACCTTTTGTGTATGGTAAACATCTCGTTCTTAATATGAAAGAGAATTTGGACTTTCATCCTAACGGAATGATTTTTAGAGCTATTTTTAATGATGGGGAAGAAGTGAGTCAAGATTATTATTCGGTAGGTGGTGGTTTCGTGGCGACCAAAGAGGAGAATACTTTGGAGCAAAGCTGTATCAGAACTTTGTATCCTTGTCATAAGGCGAAAGATATTGTCAGCTATTGTGAAAAACTAAACTTGAAAAGAATTTCGGATTTAGTTAAAATCAATGAAGAGGCGTGGCGTACTCAAGAAGAAACAGCTGCGGAAGCCTTATACATATGGCAACAGATTAAAGAATGTATTTATAAGGGTGTTAATAAAGAGGGTATTCTTCCTGGTGGACTTAATGTTTCCCGAAGAGCGGCTAAACTCAACCAGAAACTTTTAGGCGAAAACGCTCAATATCATAATATAGATGAATGGTTTAATCTCGTGGTAAATTCTGAGAGAAGTTTTAGTACTATCAATAAATGGGTGTCTTGTTTTGCTTTGGCGGTAAATGAAGAGAATGCTAGCTTTGGAAGAATTATCACGGCACCTACCAATGGAGCGAGTGGCGTTATTCCTGCGGTGCTTATGTATGCACAAACTTTTACGGAGTTCAATTCGGAGGAAGATGTGATTCGTTTCTTGTTGGTGGCAGGTGAGGTAGGGACTTTGTTTAAGAAAAATGCAACCATTTCGGCAGCGGCAGGTGGTTGTCAGGCAGAGATAGGCGTGTCGTCTGCGATGGCAGCGGCGGGGCTTACCGAAATATCAGGTGGAACGCCAGAACAAGTACTGATGGCAGCGGAGATTGCTATGGAACATCACTTAGGTTTAACTTGCGACCCTATTAAAGGTTTGGTTCAAATTCCGTGTATTGAAAGAAACTCTATGGGAGCGATGAAGGCGATTACAGCAGCAAATCTTGCTTTGGAGAGCGACCCTAAAGCGGCAAAGGTAAGCCTAGACGATGTTATAAAATCTATGTGGGAAACGGCTCAAGATATGAATGCTAAATATAAAGAAACTTCGGAAGGTGGTCTTGCTATTGCAGTGAATGTAGCGGAATGTTAG
- a CDS encoding PaaI family thioesterase: MEEAKKKEILEFLNSWGDMHMGKLLDIVFTDVTEDTLTATMPVTERVHQPFGILHGGASCVLAETLGSCLSGINVDASKFYAVGTNINSNHLRSKKDGMLTGVAKFIRKGRTVHVSEIEIRDEKGVLINHTTMTNNIIAK, from the coding sequence ATGGAAGAAGCAAAGAAAAAAGAAATATTAGAGTTTCTTAATAGTTGGGGTGATATGCATATGGGTAAGTTGCTAGACATCGTGTTTACCGATGTTACCGAAGATACCCTTACTGCCACGATGCCTGTAACCGAAAGGGTGCATCAGCCATTTGGGATTTTGCACGGTGGGGCAAGTTGTGTATTAGCGGAAACGCTAGGTTCTTGTCTATCGGGTATCAATGTGGACGCATCAAAGTTTTATGCGGTGGGGACTAACATCAATTCTAACCACCTTAGAAGTAAAAAGGACGGAATGCTCACTGGCGTTGCCAAATTCATTAGAAAAGGCAGAACGGTACACGTTTCTGAAATAGAAATCAGAGATGAGAAAGGAGTGCTTATCAACCATACTACAATGACTAATAATATTATAGCGAAATAG
- the lptB gene encoding LPS export ABC transporter ATP-binding protein — protein MILRGDNLIKEYGPKKVVKGVSIEVKQGEIVGLLGPNGAGKTTTFYMIVGLVKPTQGNIFLDQQNITKDAMYRRAQKGIGYLAQEASVFRKLSVEDNIMGVLQLTKLSKKEQRLKCDALIEEFSLEHVRKNRGDLLSGGERRRTEIARCLATSPNFILLDEPFAGVDPIAVEDIQKIVRSLVEKNIGILITDHNVQQTLAITNKTYIMFEGKILKEGLPEDLANDPEVRQAYLGENFRFEKI, from the coding sequence ATGATTTTACGGGGAGATAACTTAATTAAAGAATACGGACCTAAGAAGGTCGTAAAAGGCGTATCTATAGAGGTAAAGCAAGGCGAAATAGTAGGGCTTTTAGGACCTAATGGAGCAGGTAAAACCACTACCTTTTATATGATTGTAGGTTTGGTAAAACCAACGCAAGGTAACATATTTCTAGACCAGCAAAACATTACAAAAGATGCTATGTACCGTAGAGCCCAAAAAGGGATAGGTTATTTGGCACAAGAAGCCTCTGTGTTTAGAAAGCTCTCCGTAGAAGACAATATTATGGGAGTACTGCAACTTACCAAACTTTCTAAAAAAGAGCAACGCCTAAAGTGCGATGCACTTATAGAGGAGTTTTCATTGGAGCATGTGAGGAAGAACAGGGGGGACCTGTTATCGGGTGGAGAAAGAAGGCGTACTGAAATTGCAAGATGCTTAGCCACCAGTCCTAATTTTATTTTACTAGATGAGCCTTTTGCAGGAGTTGACCCTATTGCAGTGGAAGATATACAAAAAATCGTGAGGTCTTTGGTGGAGAAAAATATCGGTATCCTTATTACCGACCATAATGTGCAACAGACTTTAGCCATTACCAACAAAACTTATATTATGTTTGAGGGTAAAATTCTAAAGGAAGGCTTACCAGAAGATTTAGCCAACGACCCAGAGGTAAGACAAGCCTATCTCGGAGAAAACTTTAGATTTGAAAAGATTTAA
- a CDS encoding thiamine diphosphokinase, translated as MIDHRITMAKEPQKAILYIDGEPPKQLPPYSEEDIWACTDGAWSYLKQKGVTAEQLAFISGDFDSVVSLEDLPSEKVISTPNQDFTDFYKALDLLKQKGITKVDVYGASGKEQDHFLGNLTVAYQFKEEINITFYDDMATYFFIPQQVELKEVKGKTVSLYPFPEAKSIVTRGLRWSLNKEDLSITSRIGTRNIADEDTVFISYASGSLLVFLSKD; from the coding sequence ATGATAGACCATAGAATCACAATGGCTAAAGAACCTCAAAAAGCAATTTTATACATCGATGGCGAACCTCCCAAACAGTTGCCACCTTATTCGGAGGAGGATATTTGGGCGTGTACCGATGGAGCTTGGAGTTATCTCAAACAAAAAGGCGTTACGGCGGAGCAGTTGGCTTTTATTTCAGGAGATTTTGACTCTGTGGTTTCTTTAGAAGACCTTCCAAGTGAGAAAGTGATTTCTACACCCAATCAGGATTTTACAGATTTTTATAAAGCCTTAGACCTTCTTAAACAAAAAGGGATTACTAAAGTAGATGTTTACGGAGCGAGTGGCAAAGAGCAAGACCATTTTTTAGGTAATTTAACCGTAGCCTATCAGTTTAAGGAAGAGATAAACATTACTTTCTACGATGATATGGCAACTTATTTTTTTATTCCTCAACAGGTGGAACTAAAGGAGGTAAAAGGTAAAACCGTTTCTTTGTATCCTTTTCCAGAAGCTAAATCTATTGTTACTAGAGGGCTTAGGTGGAGCCTTAATAAAGAGGATTTATCTATCACCAGTAGGATAGGTACGAGAAACATAGCCGATGAAGATACCGTTTTTATCAGCTACGCTAGTGGGAGTTTGCTCGTATTTTTGAGTAAAGATTAG
- a CDS encoding Crp/Fnr family transcriptional regulator → MQFSERVNNLFEPELIEEISSVGKLKLAEEGEVIINVEQPIVYMPIVMSGTLKVSMIDDNGKELLMYYLNAEDGCAMTFTCCMQEKKSEIIAVAEEPSELWMIPMEYMDKWMMKYPTWKSFVMMTMQDRFMKVIKALDMVVFNSLDTRLLNYLKEKSKTMGKTVLNVSHEQIANDLASSRVVISRMLKKLENEGKVLLYRNQLKLLGEW, encoded by the coding sequence ATGCAATTTAGTGAGCGTGTTAATAATCTTTTCGAACCAGAACTTATAGAGGAAATTTCTTCCGTAGGAAAACTAAAACTAGCCGAAGAAGGCGAGGTAATCATTAATGTGGAGCAGCCTATTGTCTATATGCCTATTGTGATGAGCGGAACGCTAAAAGTTTCTATGATAGATGATAATGGTAAAGAGTTGCTGATGTATTATCTCAACGCTGAAGATGGTTGTGCTATGACTTTTACCTGCTGTATGCAGGAGAAGAAAAGCGAGATTATTGCGGTTGCAGAAGAGCCTTCGGAACTTTGGATGATACCTATGGAGTATATGGATAAGTGGATGATGAAATATCCTACTTGGAAATCCTTTGTTATGATGACAATGCAAGACCGATTTATGAAGGTCATTAAGGCTTTGGATATGGTGGTGTTTAATAGTTTAGATACAAGGCTACTTAATTATCTTAAAGAAAAATCTAAAACTATGGGCAAAACGGTGCTGAATGTTTCTCATGAGCAGATAGCTAACGATTTAGCAAGTTCTAGAGTGGTAATAAGCAGGATGCTCAAGAAATTAGAAAACGAAGGTAAGGTATTGTTGTACAGAAATCAATTAAAATTACTTGGTGAGTGGTAA
- a CDS encoding chorismate-binding protein codes for MQRDSVFYRLPNTTTIYTLSEASTGAEDEVSFFDFDGHQQYVFKGTIKEISAEELQSLDYSSTELKVLSDLAEADEDENTYLEKIAQVVAFIKTHRLPKLVISRRKILDFNGREASLTATFLALCKAYPSALVYLLVRDGKCWVGATPETLGEYHFSSHQFKTMSLAGTLSLNEEWTDKELEEQKPVTDYIKTTLSKYSDRVEVSETYTVPSGSIKHLRNDFVLEVVADQVPYIIEDLHPTPAVCGIPKAFCKESIKAFESHSRELYSGYVKITHHDGVFYFVNLRCAEVYQNKALVYVGGGINAKSLPPKEWRETELKALVIENHLVLK; via the coding sequence ATGCAGAGAGATTCTGTTTTTTATAGACTACCTAATACAACAACCATTTATACCTTATCCGAAGCCTCTACTGGAGCGGAAGATGAGGTTTCTTTTTTTGATTTTGATGGGCATCAACAATATGTATTTAAAGGAACCATCAAAGAAATTTCTGCCGAGGAGTTACAATCTTTAGATTATTCTTCTACCGAATTAAAGGTTTTATCAGATTTAGCCGAAGCTGATGAGGACGAAAATACCTACTTAGAAAAGATAGCCCAAGTGGTAGCGTTTATCAAGACGCACCGTTTACCCAAATTGGTAATTTCTAGACGAAAAATACTAGATTTTAACGGTAGAGAAGCATCGCTTACTGCTACTTTTTTAGCCTTATGCAAAGCCTATCCTTCGGCATTAGTTTATTTATTGGTTCGTGATGGCAAGTGCTGGGTAGGAGCTACACCCGAAACTCTAGGCGAGTACCACTTTAGCAGTCATCAGTTCAAAACGATGAGTTTGGCAGGAACGCTGTCCCTAAACGAAGAATGGACAGACAAAGAGCTAGAGGAACAAAAACCCGTAACGGATTACATTAAAACCACACTTTCCAAATACTCAGATAGGGTAGAAGTATCCGAAACTTATACCGTGCCAAGCGGTTCTATAAAGCACCTTAGAAACGATTTTGTGCTAGAAGTTGTCGCAGACCAAGTGCCGTATATTATAGAAGATTTGCACCCTACACCAGCCGTTTGTGGTATCCCAAAAGCATTTTGTAAGGAGAGCATCAAGGCGTTTGAAAGCCACTCTAGAGAGCTTTATTCTGGATATGTCAAAATAACCCACCATGATGGCGTGTTTTATTTTGTAAATCTTAGGTGTGCAGAGGTGTATCAAAACAAGGCTTTAGTGTATGTAGGCGGTGGTATAAACGCTAAAAGCCTACCACCAAAAGAATGGCGAGAAACAGAGCTAAAAGCTTTGGTAATAGAAAATCATTTGGTGTTAAAATAA
- a CDS encoding PadR family transcriptional regulator: MNIENAKAQMKKGILEFCILDLLSKKEMYVSDLMGVLKDGDFDVVEGTLYPLLTRLKNGEFLSYRWEESTGGPPRKYYQITDKGKAFLEELRTTWQELTQAVNKITQKQ, from the coding sequence ATGAATATAGAAAATGCTAAAGCTCAAATGAAAAAGGGTATTCTAGAATTCTGTATTTTAGACCTTCTTAGTAAAAAGGAAATGTATGTTTCCGATTTAATGGGAGTGCTAAAAGACGGAGACTTTGATGTGGTGGAAGGAACGCTCTATCCTCTACTTACCCGACTTAAAAACGGAGAGTTTCTCTCTTACCGATGGGAAGAATCTACGGGAGGACCTCCTAGAAAATATTATCAAATTACGGATAAAGGCAAAGCTTTCTTAGAAGAGTTAAGAACTACTTGGCAAGAACTCACACAAGCTGTAAACAAAATCACTCAAAAACAATAA
- a CDS encoding cob(I)yrinic acid a,c-diamide adenosyltransferase has product MKIYTKTGDGGVTSLYGGTRVSKAHLRVEAYGTIDELNACLGVAKSYIQEAEVLEQFKAIQFDLFTLGSESATPVDKLFLANDKSRLPLVIGQNEIEALERWIDAFDERLEPLQLFILPGGGKASAHLHVARTVCRRAERYLVALSEQEEVRAELIKYLNRLSDYLFVLARYISHLHSEPEEYWNPNDRP; this is encoded by the coding sequence ATGAAAATTTATACAAAAACAGGCGATGGTGGAGTAACCTCTCTCTATGGAGGTACAAGAGTCTCTAAAGCTCATCTTAGAGTGGAGGCCTATGGTACTATAGACGAGCTTAATGCGTGTCTAGGTGTGGCAAAATCTTATATTCAAGAGGCAGAAGTTTTAGAGCAATTTAAGGCCATTCAGTTTGATTTGTTTACACTTGGTTCGGAGTCTGCAACACCTGTGGATAAACTTTTCTTAGCTAATGATAAATCTAGACTTCCGTTGGTTATAGGTCAAAACGAAATAGAGGCTTTGGAGCGTTGGATAGACGCCTTTGATGAACGGCTAGAGCCGTTACAACTCTTTATTTTACCTGGAGGAGGCAAGGCTTCGGCACATTTGCATGTGGCTAGAACGGTTTGTAGAAGAGCAGAACGCTATTTAGTCGCTTTAAGTGAGCAAGAAGAAGTAAGAGCAGAACTTATAAAATACCTTAATCGTTTGTCTGATTATCTGTTTGTATTAGCGAGATACATTTCTCACTTACACAGCGAACCAGAGGAATATTGGAATCCTAATGATAGACCATAG
- a CDS encoding 1-acyl-sn-glycerol-3-phosphate acyltransferase — MKKILAKIILKIIGWKVVLDGDVNNLDRCILVVAPHTHNSEYMLGNLAYWSLGKPLKVIIKDAHTKAWYGGLIKAIGGIGIDRSQRNNLVNFVAKQFEKEDFSLVITPEGTRSYVEKWRKGFYHMALAAKVPIVMASGDFRTKTIYLGRKINLEEVQTKPYEEILKIIGDYFVERNIVPKVPENWNPNIQ, encoded by the coding sequence ATGAAAAAAATACTAGCAAAAATCATTCTTAAAATCATAGGTTGGAAGGTGGTTTTAGACGGAGATGTTAATAATCTAGACCGTTGTATCCTTGTGGTGGCTCCACATACTCACAACTCGGAGTATATGCTGGGCAACTTGGCGTATTGGTCTTTAGGGAAGCCTCTTAAGGTAATTATTAAAGATGCCCATACTAAAGCGTGGTACGGGGGCTTGATAAAGGCGATAGGCGGTATTGGGATAGACCGTAGCCAAAGGAACAATTTGGTAAACTTTGTCGCAAAACAGTTTGAAAAAGAAGATTTTTCGTTGGTGATTACTCCAGAGGGAACTAGAAGCTATGTAGAAAAATGGAGAAAAGGGTTTTATCATATGGCTTTGGCGGCTAAAGTACCTATTGTAATGGCTTCGGGAGATTTTAGAACCAAAACCATCTATTTGGGTAGGAAGATAAATCTAGAAGAAGTACAGACAAAACCTTACGAAGAAATACTTAAAATAATTGGCGATTATTTCGTGGAGCGAAACATCGTGCCTAAAGTACCAGAAAATTGGAATCCTAACATTCAATAA